Proteins from a genomic interval of Cucumis melo cultivar AY chromosome 7, USDA_Cmelo_AY_1.0, whole genome shotgun sequence:
- the LOC103494379 gene encoding ATP-dependent DNA helicase DDM1, with protein sequence MAVEEKPRADNSAESPTSVLEDEDLCNGEKEIKLEEDIILEAKNGDSCLISKEMAEEEQKLLEARVKEEEAKRLEDSTESAKLNDNQFTKLDELLTQTQLYSEFLLEKMDDITFNGVEEDKKTVEKSSGRGSKRKAAPRYNNRKAKRAVAAMLTRSKEGEQDEDVNLTEEERIEKEQSELVPLLTGGKLKSYQLKGVKWLISLWQNGLNGILADQMGLGKTIQTIGFLAHLKGKGLDGPYLVIAPLSTLSNWINEISRFVPTVNAIIYHGDKKQRDEIRRKSMPRTIGPKFPIVVTSYEIAMSDAKKVLRHYNWKYLVVDEGHRLKNSKCKLLKELKYITVENKLLLTGTPLQNNLAELWSLLNFILPDIFSSNEEFESWFDLSGKSHAEEKEETQENRKAQVVAKLHGILRPFLLRRMKSDVELMLPRKKEIIMYATMTEYQKNFQEHLVNKTLENHLSEKGSGRGFKGKLNNLMVQLRKNCNHPDLLESVFDESYTYPPVEQLVEQCGKFRLLDRLLTRLFERKHKVLIFSQWTKILDIMDYYFSEKGFEVCRIDGSVKLDERKRQIQEFNDVNSNYRIFILSTRAGGLGINLTAADTCILYDSDWNPQMDLQAMDRCHRIGQSKPVHVYRLATAQSIEGRILKRAFSKLKLEHVVIEKGQFHQERTKPNDPDIVEEDDILALLREEDSAEDKMIQTEISDADLERILDRSDLIAPTGSDDEKSKISGNLYPLKGPGWEVVIPTSTGGVLSTLNS encoded by the exons ATGGCTGTCGAGGAGAAACCTAGAGCCGATAATTCCGCAGAGTCACCGACTTCGGTTCTGGAAGATGAG GATTTATGTAATGGGGAAAAGGAGATTAAGTTGGAGGAAGATATCATTTTGGAAGCAAAAAATGGGGATTCCTGTCTTATATCAAAAGAAATGGCTGAGGAGGAACAGAAATTGCTGGAAGCTCGGGTCAAGGAAGAGGAAGCAAAAAGACTTGAGGATTCAACAGAATCTGCAAAGTTGAACGACAATCAGTTTACCAAATTGGATGAACTTCTCACTCAAACACAGTTATACTCAGAATTTTTGTTGGAGAAAATGGATGACATCACTTTT AATGGAGTGGAGGAAGATAAGAAAACTGTTGAGAAGAGTAGTGGGCGTGGTTCAAAGAGGAAAGCTGCTCCTCGTTATAATAAT AGGAAGGCAAAAAGGGCTGTTGCAGCTATGCTGACTAGATCAAAAGAAGGTGAGCAGGATGAAGATGTAAACTTGACCGAGGAAGAAAGAATTGAAAAGGAGCAGAGTGAACTTGTACCTCTATTGACGGGTGGCAAATTGAAGTCCTACCAACTCAAAGGTGTCAAATGGTTGATTTCATTATGGCAGAATGGGCTAAATGGAATCCTTGCTGATCAAATGGGTCTTGGTAAGACAATTCAAACCATTGGCTTCCTTGCACATTTGAAAGGGAAGGGACTGGATGGACCTTACTTAGTAATTGCTCCTCTTTCTACACTTTCAAATTGGATAAATGAAATATCAAG ATTTGTGCCCACCGTGAATGCTATTATTTATCATGGTGACAAAAAACAAAGGGATGAGATTCGAAGAAAGTCTATGCCTAGAACAATTGGACCTAAATTCCCCATAGTGGTTACTTCTTATGAGATTGCGATGAGTGATGCTAAAAAAGTTTTGAGGCATTACAATTGGAAATATCTTGTCGTTGACGAG GGGCATAGGCTGAAAAATTCAAAATGCAAATTGCTGAAAGAGTTGAAGTACATAACTGTTGAAAACAAACTGCTTCTAACAGGGACACCACTGCAAAATAATTTGGCAGAGCTTTGGTCATTGTTGAACTTTATTTTACCAgatattttttcttcaaatgaaGAATTTGAGTCATG GTTTGATCTCTCTGGAAAGTCTCATgctgaagaaaaagaagaaacacaaGAGAACAGAAAAGCCCAG GTGGTAGCAAAACTGCATGGAATACTGAGACCATTTCTACTTCGGAGAATGAAATCTGACGTTGAGCTGATGCTTCCTCGGAAGAAAGAAATTATAATGTATGCAACCATGACTGAATATCAGAAGAACTTTCAGGAACATTTAGTTAACAAGACATTGGAAAATCATCTCTCTGAGAAGGGTTCAG GACGTGGTTTTAAAGGAAAGCTTAATAATTTGATGGTTCAGCTTCGGAAAAATTGCAACCATCCTGATCTCTTGGAATCAGTCTTTGATGAATCTT ATACGTACCCTCCTGTAGAGCAGCTAGTTGAGCAGTGTGGCAAATTTCGTTTACTAGACAGATTGTTGACACGGCTATTTGAACGCAAGCATAAA GTCCTGATCTTCTCGCAATGGACTAAGATTTTGGATATCATGGATTACTATTTTAGTGAGAAGGGATTTGAAGTTTGCAGAATAGATGGTAGTGTGAAACTTGATGAAAGAAAAAGACAG ATCCAGGAGTTCAATGATGTTAACAGCAACTACAGAATATTTATTCTAAGCACCCGGGCTGGTGGTCTGGGTATCAACCTTACTGCAGCAGATACTTGTATACTCTATGATAGCGATTGG AACCCACAAATGGATTTGCAGGCCATGGATAGGTGTCACAGGATAGGTCAATCAAAACCTGTACACGTTTACAGACTTGCAACAGCTCAATCTATAGAG GGCCGTATTCTGAAGAGGGCCTTTAGTAAGTTGAAGCTTGAGCACGTGGTCATCGAGAAAGGCCAATTCCACCAAGAACGAACAAAACCCAACGATCCCGATATTGTAGAG GAAGACGATATACTAGCACTACTAAGGGAGGAAGATTCTGCTGAAGACAAGATGATACAGACAGAGATCAGCGATGCTGATTTGGAGCGTATCTTAGACCGCTCCGATCTGATTGCCCCAACCGGTTCAGATGACGAGAAATCTAAAATTTCTGGCAATTTATACCCTCTCAAAGGGCCTGGATGGGAGGTGGTGATACCAACTTCAACAGGAGGGGTACTCTCTACACTTAACTCTTAA
- the LOC103494380 gene encoding cytochrome P450 90B1, with protein MFHTELLLCFLPSILALFLFLILLKRKRNAVHLDLPPGSMGWPFLGETIGYLRPYSATTIGAFMENHIRRYGKVYKSNLFGEPTVVSADAGLNRYILQNEGRLFECSYPRSIGGILGKWSMLVTVGDMHRDMRMISLNFLCQSRLKNNLLKEVENQTLLVLRSWKDSSTFLAQDEAKKFTFNLMAKHIMSLDPWKLETEMLKKEYVTFMKGVISPPLNLPGTPYRRALKSRSTILKFIERKMEERKFKMEADGGEFQDDDLLGWALKHSNLSTEQILDLILSLLFAGHETSSVAIALAIFFLSGSPAAVQQLTEEHLEIARGKKRLGKTDLDWEDYKKMEFTQSVINETLRLGNVVRFLHRKALKDVRYRGYFIPRGWKVLPVISSAHLDPLVFDQPHHFNPWRWQQMNGSSLGIPSTTITNNFMPFGGGPRLCTGSELAKLEMAIFIHHLVLNYQWELVGSDQAFAYPFVDFPKGLPIRVRHRTLV; from the exons ATGTTCCACACAGAGCTTTTACTCTGTTTTCTCCCTTCTATTTTAgctctcttcctcttcctcatTCTCCTCAAACGAAAGAGAAATGCCGTCCATCTTGATCTCCCCCCCGGCAGTATGGGTTGGCCGTTTCTTGGCGAGACCATCGGTTATCTCCGGCCCTATTCCGCTACCACCATCGGAGCTTTCATGGAGAATCACATCAGGAG ATATGGTAAAGTGTATAAGTCGAACTTGTTCGGAGAGCCGACGGTGGTGTCGGCCGATGCCGGACTGAATCGATATATTCTGCAAAACGAAGGGCGGTTGTTTGAATGTAGCTATCCGCGGAGTATCGGTGGGATCCTAGGGAAATGGTCGATGCTGGTTACCGTCGGCGACATGCACCGGGATATGAGAATGATATCCTTGAATTTTCTCTGTCAGAGTAGGCTTAAGAATAATCTGTTGAAGGAAGTTGAGAACCAGACGCTTCTTGTTCTTCGTTCTTGGAAAGATTCTTCCACGTTTTTGGCGCAGGACGAAGCCAAAAAG TTCACTTTTAATTTAATGGCGAAACATATCATGAGTTTGGATCCATGGAAGTTGGAAACAGAGATGTTGAAGAAGGAGTATGTGACTTTCATGAAAGGAGTGATTTCTCCGCCGCTGAATCTTCCCGGAACGCCGTACAGACGAGCTCTTAAG TCTCGGTCGACGATCTTGAAGTTCATCGAACGGAAAATGGAGGAACGGAAGTTTAAAATGGAAGCCGACGGCGGTGAGTTCCAGGATGATGATCTACTCGGTTGGGCATTGAAGCACTCAAATCTCTCAACGGAGCAAATCCTCGACCTAATTCTTAGTTTGCTGTTCGCCGGCCACGAAACTTCTTCAGTCGCCATAGCTTTAGCCATCTTCTTCCTCTCCGGCAGTCCAGCTGCCGTTCAACAGTTGACA GAAGAACACCTGGAAATCGCCAGAGGCAAAAAGCGATTGGGAAAAACAGATTTGGATTGGGAAGATTACAAGAAAATGGAATTCACGCAAAGT GTGATTAACGAAACGCTTCGTCTTGGAAACGTCGTGAGATTTCTTCATAGAAAGGCACTGAAGGATGTACGGTACAGAG GTTATTTCATTCCACGTGGATGGAAAGTGCTTCCTGTGATTTCTTCAGCTCATTTGGATCCTCTAGTTTTTGACCAACCTCATCACTTTAATCCATGGAGATGGCag CAAATGAATGGATCGTCATTGGGTATCCCGAGCACGACAATAACCAATAATTTCATGCCGTTTGGCGGAGGACCGCGATTATGTACTGGCTCAGAACTAGCAAAGCTTGAAATGGCCATTTTTATCCATCACTTGGTTTTGAACTACCAATGGGAATTGGTAGGTTCAGATCAAGCTTTTGCTTACCCTTTTGTTGATTTCCCTAAAGGTCTACCAATCAGAGTCCGCCATCGCACACTCGTGTAA